A DNA window from Chryseobacterium sp. MEBOG06 contains the following coding sequences:
- a CDS encoding LemA family protein has product MNQTVAIILLILLGIAIISFFINLYNKLVMLKFNVDKAYGNIDVVLKQRADEIPNLVTVAKHFMNYEEKLLTRLTELRTFYNNSTDADKRTELANETSKALSSFFAVSENYPELKSNNNFVELQKRISELEDKIADRREFFNDSVNLYNIGTHEFPNVILAKMLGYKDKTLLEITNSEKHYDGVQF; this is encoded by the coding sequence ATGAATCAGACGGTTGCAATCATATTACTTATTCTGCTTGGTATAGCCATCATCAGCTTTTTCATCAACCTTTATAACAAGCTGGTTATGCTTAAATTTAATGTTGATAAAGCCTATGGCAATATTGATGTTGTGCTGAAGCAACGCGCAGATGAAATTCCCAATTTGGTTACTGTAGCCAAACATTTTATGAACTACGAAGAAAAGCTGCTTACCCGCCTTACAGAACTCAGAACTTTTTATAACAACAGTACGGATGCAGATAAAAGAACAGAATTAGCCAATGAAACTTCAAAAGCACTCTCTTCATTCTTTGCCGTTTCTGAAAACTATCCCGAGCTGAAGTCTAATAATAATTTCGTTGAACTGCAGAAAAGGATTTCTGAACTGGAAGATAAAATTGCAGACAGAAGAGAATTTTTTAACGACAGCGTAAATCTTTATAATATTGGAACGCATGAATTTCCTAACGTTATATTAGCAAAAATGTTAGGATACAAAGACAAAACGTTACTGGAAATTACAAACTCAGAGAAACATTATGACGGGGTTCAGTTTTAA
- a CDS encoding E3 ubiquitin ligase family protein: MGVKKGRPYIAYIILGIIATCFIYFILWIIFKDKMPLHEYAFEIANNYDAYAKKAIIIIPLVIVVLIFITLMRPTAAKRFLRLQSSLPTSKIHSVAKGLAEIEGKLIMKNPLFSPVKNETCIGYYYTIEDIDRDSDGKESYRTIHKETQCNIFQVTDDTGTIEVEPDGIELVLLEETNSSSHSGKRYTETLLKEGQKMLLVGYADSKNGVPFIRKDEYHKVFGITSSSGITVWNKYQPLLRSFMFTCSIILLIIIYILTQ; encoded by the coding sequence ATGGGAGTAAAAAAGGGAAGACCGTACATCGCATATATCATTTTAGGAATAATAGCCACGTGCTTTATTTATTTTATTCTGTGGATTATTTTTAAAGATAAGATGCCGCTGCATGAATATGCTTTTGAAATAGCCAATAATTATGATGCTTATGCAAAAAAAGCCATCATTATTATACCTCTGGTGATTGTTGTACTGATCTTTATTACTCTGATGAGACCCACGGCTGCCAAACGGTTTTTACGCCTCCAGTCGTCACTTCCTACCTCGAAGATACATTCAGTGGCAAAAGGTCTGGCAGAAATTGAAGGGAAATTGATTATGAAGAATCCTTTATTCTCACCAGTAAAAAATGAAACCTGTATCGGATACTATTACACCATCGAGGATATCGATAGAGATTCTGACGGTAAAGAAAGTTATAGAACCATTCATAAGGAAACACAATGCAATATCTTTCAGGTTACAGATGATACCGGAACGATCGAAGTAGAGCCCGATGGAATAGAGCTGGTTTTGTTAGAAGAAACCAATAGCAGCAGCCACAGTGGTAAAAGATACACAGAAACCCTTTTAAAAGAGGGTCAGAAGATGCTGCTGGTTGGCTATGCAGATTCTAAAAATGGAGTTCCTTTCATCAGAAAAGACGAGTATCATAAAGTCTTCGGAATTACTTCATCATCAGGAATCACAGTTTGGAATAAATATCAGCCATTGCTGAGGTCATTTATGTTTACCTGTTCCATTATCCTTTTAATAATTATTTATATACTTACACAATAA
- a CDS encoding OmpA family protein has product MAKGVKKIKIVSGLYYPKMSVLGQRVTIKPDQWVRFGIDEWLPDTTDADKKKPLIWMRQNSSRKIIINQMPSAGGYKFLIDKQYCGSYQFYIEASLSGVRDTKNNTGLYVKGWCDPKIVSSKWSTQKNSKSIKNNKKSEYISYGHIVHLNLMTEGLNGNALIIELWNQQTAKKDKLVHVYNNVDVIDGEVNLKIENTFAWMAYVDNIQNVEEFYVKVKDIASKQYIKDNRGDDLHAIYLNVKNKIVTTNTNGAQNQTPTKVYMPDVNSVRQEPCKFELIKITENETKDGKASNTTVTVFKNGEGVTQIKSAALQEHIQRTIFYKFDSTVIDKDGVAILNNVLKFLLEHKDSTMNLSGYACVIGKENYNKGLSQRRSDVVKKFFADGGLDPRRIISVGKGEVDPTDDKMGRDHIKYKNEKDYENNRRVDISFVFNAHDAQTINYEVTAPSISTKKNLIIDITGFQTNECFRDSKGKHKKQALLVDVGQAIDKGDTVKTFTTPSFNYGVYSNLSRVNAFPIEYIWPSATNPNQFHLHVHSCRYFSNEKTTTVLIKAYPDIKWELALEFLVNVSNYKAANMPAGNIYAKHQEKSRQAGYNRWRMNETGKVPISIGVGLSAEWDAGREKRSFTNEFADKIELVAKMIATSVNIVQNAINYAQSAAKETAIPVGFNIRYPKFTVVGKWYLERVNENNTLSVIGEVGFGFKPLIGAEVIIDILGAAIAAASYGATGNPAAARIINKFRGGLEKLGASVTFTATFYGELEITVDALKIDSINGINMQGKTTIGGKMGATIELSVSVEIGKVKGTKSKPIMTFKAAAKADSYFGGDIVLDSDAKGLFIQPILKFSGVVLSVEIEGEVGWWKSNFKVEEKAIKEETFYLEKKYLT; this is encoded by the coding sequence ATGGCAAAAGGCGTAAAAAAAATAAAAATTGTAAGCGGACTTTATTATCCGAAAATGTCTGTCTTAGGACAAAGGGTAACCATAAAACCTGATCAGTGGGTACGGTTCGGTATTGATGAATGGCTGCCGGATACCACAGATGCAGACAAAAAGAAGCCCCTTATCTGGATGAGGCAGAATAGCAGCAGAAAGATTATCATCAATCAGATGCCTTCTGCCGGCGGCTATAAGTTTTTAATAGACAAACAGTACTGCGGAAGCTATCAGTTTTATATAGAAGCCAGTCTTTCCGGAGTAAGAGATACTAAAAATAATACAGGCTTATATGTAAAAGGCTGGTGTGATCCGAAAATTGTAAGCAGCAAATGGTCTACACAAAAGAACAGCAAAAGCATTAAAAACAATAAAAAATCTGAATATATTTCCTACGGACATATTGTTCACCTGAACCTGATGACAGAAGGTCTCAATGGAAACGCTCTTATCATTGAACTCTGGAACCAGCAGACAGCGAAAAAAGATAAACTGGTACATGTATATAATAATGTAGACGTAATAGACGGTGAAGTAAATCTGAAAATAGAAAATACCTTTGCCTGGATGGCGTATGTGGACAACATTCAGAATGTAGAGGAGTTTTATGTTAAAGTAAAAGATATTGCATCAAAACAATATATTAAAGATAATCGGGGTGATGACCTGCATGCGATCTATCTGAACGTAAAAAATAAAATAGTTACTACCAATACCAACGGAGCCCAAAACCAGACTCCGACGAAAGTATATATGCCGGATGTAAACTCCGTAAGGCAGGAACCCTGTAAATTTGAACTCATCAAGATCACTGAAAATGAAACAAAGGACGGAAAAGCCAGCAATACAACAGTTACAGTCTTTAAAAACGGAGAGGGTGTCACCCAGATAAAATCCGCAGCATTACAGGAACATATTCAGAGAACGATCTTTTATAAATTCGATTCCACAGTAATTGATAAAGACGGAGTAGCCATTCTGAATAACGTACTCAAATTCCTTCTTGAACACAAAGATTCTACAATGAATCTCAGTGGCTATGCCTGTGTGATAGGGAAAGAAAACTACAACAAAGGACTTTCTCAGAGAAGATCAGATGTTGTCAAAAAATTCTTTGCCGATGGAGGATTAGATCCCAGAAGAATAATCTCGGTAGGAAAAGGAGAAGTAGATCCTACAGATGATAAAATGGGCAGAGACCATATCAAATACAAAAATGAGAAAGACTACGAAAACAACCGTAGAGTAGACATCTCATTCGTATTCAATGCCCATGATGCACAGACTATAAATTATGAAGTAACAGCACCTAGCATATCTACAAAAAAGAATCTGATCATTGATATTACAGGCTTTCAAACCAATGAATGCTTCAGAGATAGTAAAGGAAAACATAAAAAACAAGCTCTGCTGGTAGACGTAGGACAGGCAATAGATAAAGGAGACACCGTAAAAACATTTACTACACCTTCTTTCAATTATGGAGTATACTCAAACCTGTCCAGAGTGAATGCTTTTCCAATAGAATACATCTGGCCTTCAGCTACCAATCCGAATCAGTTTCATTTGCATGTTCATAGCTGCAGATATTTTAGCAATGAAAAAACAACTACTGTACTGATAAAAGCCTATCCGGACATTAAATGGGAACTCGCTCTTGAGTTTTTGGTGAATGTATCTAATTATAAGGCAGCCAATATGCCAGCGGGAAATATCTACGCAAAACATCAGGAAAAATCCAGGCAGGCGGGGTATAACAGATGGAGAATGAATGAAACAGGTAAAGTCCCGATCTCAATAGGGGTAGGTTTATCTGCTGAATGGGACGCCGGGAGAGAAAAGAGAAGTTTCACCAATGAATTTGCAGATAAAATTGAGCTGGTAGCAAAAATGATTGCAACATCTGTGAATATTGTACAAAATGCAATTAACTATGCACAGAGTGCAGCGAAGGAAACTGCAATACCTGTAGGTTTTAATATCAGATATCCGAAATTTACAGTTGTAGGAAAATGGTACCTGGAAAGGGTGAACGAAAACAATACACTCAGCGTAATTGGTGAAGTGGGATTTGGTTTTAAACCTTTAATCGGAGCCGAAGTAATTATTGATATATTGGGAGCTGCCATTGCTGCGGCCTCGTATGGAGCTACCGGAAACCCGGCTGCTGCAAGAATTATTAATAAATTTCGGGGAGGATTAGAAAAATTAGGGGCCTCCGTAACTTTTACAGCAACATTTTATGGAGAACTGGAAATCACTGTTGATGCCTTGAAAATTGATAGTATCAACGGGATCAATATGCAGGGAAAAACAACCATAGGGGGAAAAATGGGAGCTACCATAGAACTCAGTGTCAGTGTTGAAATCGGAAAAGTAAAAGGAACAAAATCGAAACCTATTATGACATTTAAAGCTGCTGCAAAGGCAGATTCTTACTTTGGAGGTGATATTGTACTGGATTCCGATGCTAAAGGATTATTCATACAGCCCATCCTGAAATTCTCGGGAGTAGTACTGTCGGTAGAAATAGAAGGAGAAGTAGGCTGGTGGAAAAGTAATTTTAAAGTAGAAGAAAAAGCAATAAAAGAAGAAACCTTCTATTTGGAAAAAAAATATTTAACTTAA
- a CDS encoding DUF4280 domain-containing protein, with product MAEKHIVVQGAMCKCQFGQIPDKLKVLTHQKEYANDKSASKKLIVTTKEIGGATFEKNTFGNCTKMGGPPPPCKIMVTEWQKFYEKVQLSNGGYIIIEDSKAVCAVAGTPCIEIIDHGQRAEASQQNFKNADKDIQQQINPMVDSEEMYNEQPSGGGQDAAI from the coding sequence ATGGCAGAAAAACATATTGTAGTACAGGGCGCCATGTGCAAATGCCAATTTGGGCAGATTCCGGACAAGCTGAAAGTACTTACACATCAAAAAGAATATGCCAATGATAAAAGCGCTTCTAAAAAACTCATCGTTACCACGAAAGAAATAGGAGGAGCCACATTTGAAAAAAATACATTCGGGAACTGTACCAAAATGGGAGGACCGCCTCCGCCCTGCAAGATCATGGTTACAGAATGGCAGAAGTTTTATGAGAAAGTACAGCTCAGTAATGGTGGGTATATCATTATAGAAGACAGTAAAGCAGTATGTGCCGTTGCCGGGACACCTTGTATTGAGATTATAGACCATGGACAGAGAGCAGAAGCCAGCCAGCAGAACTTTAAAAATGCCGACAAAGATATTCAACAGCAGATCAATCCGATGGTAGATTCTGAGGAAATGTATAATGAGCAGCCTTCAGGAGGAGGGCAGGATGCGGCAATCTAA
- a CDS encoding T6SS phospholipase effector Tle1-like catalytic domain-containing protein: MHNNQFGSYTPSVSKEEVLDITIGIFFDGTLNNKTNTIERRGKTEVHKKYGGKSSDNNSYNNDWSNVARMWDNYDKNFGIYIEGIGTEDSKGDATLGYAFGTGETGIRGKVRKGCEEIVKKVKTIKSEKKADKIAVITFDVFGFSRGAAAARNFVYEIGKAKYKAKSYTVSNDGMTVTSYSDDDGKNVEGAELPKWGHLGLKLEEAGIKVDVLKIRFLGIYDTVSSYSKYLSPVPNFANDVEELSLNDIGKAQTIIHFIAENEHRENFDLTRVHIGTEKTFPGVHCDVGGAYENGQETWEEVETSWTTSSKLEALKTQLVTEGWYEKDQLTITPGFYLSLRGTRYLLKTFSYIPLHFMAEYGIEKTLPITDKKMINETYSISSDALLIRVKDRLRTYVMGDNKPYTFKGFKELRDTYGGETIPEEKYTAYQKEVKEQDDLRDLRKKYLHWSARREGIGMDPRSDRRRVIH; encoded by the coding sequence ATGCACAACAATCAGTTTGGAAGTTATACACCGTCCGTATCCAAAGAGGAAGTGTTAGACATTACAATTGGGATATTTTTTGACGGGACGTTAAATAACAAAACCAATACTATAGAACGTAGAGGGAAAACAGAGGTCCATAAAAAATATGGAGGTAAATCTTCAGACAATAACAGTTACAATAACGACTGGAGTAATGTGGCCCGTATGTGGGATAACTATGATAAAAATTTTGGAATTTATATAGAAGGTATTGGTACCGAAGATTCCAAAGGAGATGCCACCCTGGGATATGCTTTCGGAACAGGCGAAACGGGGATCAGAGGTAAAGTAAGAAAAGGTTGCGAAGAAATTGTAAAAAAAGTAAAAACCATAAAAAGTGAAAAGAAAGCCGATAAAATAGCTGTCATTACTTTTGATGTATTTGGTTTCAGCCGCGGAGCAGCCGCTGCCCGCAATTTTGTATATGAAATAGGAAAGGCAAAATATAAAGCGAAATCATATACCGTTTCGAATGATGGAATGACCGTTACTTCATACTCCGATGATGATGGTAAAAATGTTGAAGGAGCAGAACTTCCTAAATGGGGACATCTTGGGCTCAAACTGGAAGAAGCAGGAATTAAAGTAGACGTTTTAAAAATCAGATTTCTCGGGATCTATGATACCGTTTCTTCCTATTCAAAATATTTGTCACCTGTACCGAACTTTGCCAACGACGTAGAGGAGCTAAGCCTTAATGATATAGGAAAAGCTCAGACTATTATTCATTTCATTGCTGAAAACGAACACAGGGAAAATTTTGACCTTACAAGAGTGCATATCGGAACAGAGAAAACATTCCCCGGAGTGCATTGTGACGTAGGAGGAGCATATGAAAACGGGCAGGAAACCTGGGAAGAGGTTGAAACATCATGGACAACCAGCAGTAAACTGGAAGCGTTAAAAACACAGCTGGTAACAGAAGGCTGGTATGAGAAAGATCAGCTTACCATTACTCCCGGTTTCTATTTATCATTAAGAGGAACACGATACCTGCTGAAAACATTCAGCTACATTCCTTTACATTTTATGGCTGAATATGGCATAGAGAAAACTTTGCCCATTACTGACAAAAAGATGATTAATGAGACCTATTCCATCTCATCCGATGCATTGCTAATAAGAGTAAAAGACCGTCTCAGAACCTATGTAATGGGAGATAATAAACCCTATACATTTAAAGGATTCAAAGAACTGCGCGATACCTATGGAGGAGAAACGATTCCGGAAGAAAAATATACTGCCTATCAGAAAGAAGTGAAAGAACAGGATGATTTAAGAGATCTTCGCAAAAAATATCTGCACTGGTCTGCAAGAAGAGAAGGCATTGGAATGGATCCAAGGTCAGATAGAAGAAGAGTTATTCATTAA
- a CDS encoding DUF2931 family protein produces the protein MEEKYSWLGTISAPQEYPMEIYKGAIVANDFSYTFDAIWGTQNTGWGKEGGTMSVETEKMGIPHQLDFTWYSLVENKFFTGKWDLNKEKIKTLFEEGFVDQDTHKKMTYNSFVVGLAPQGRVVLWIKGPGNQKEVGAFQAHDTLITREKAYDNAQYMFKEGFADRMLNDPSYKTFKPEVLEKIKKQGYPPSDIYNVYREKYNWKPVVVLPEGAEWIDFGFTSYNGEQENIFDQSLKDNTYKSRAIPRFCGFYWRDKNKNKYAVWVDSFDEKEIFELFQKLGKDKQIDFTIKVNQDNTQVLLSLVAEKQSLSINKAKIRVSRKIE, from the coding sequence ATGGAAGAAAAATACAGTTGGCTGGGAACCATCTCTGCACCACAGGAATACCCGATGGAAATTTATAAAGGAGCGATTGTGGCAAACGATTTCAGCTACACTTTTGATGCAATCTGGGGAACTCAGAATACAGGATGGGGTAAAGAAGGAGGAACGATGAGTGTAGAGACTGAAAAGATGGGAATACCTCATCAATTGGATTTTACATGGTATTCTTTGGTGGAAAATAAGTTTTTTACTGGAAAATGGGACCTTAACAAAGAGAAAATTAAAACCCTTTTTGAAGAAGGATTTGTAGACCAGGATACTCATAAGAAAATGACATACAATTCTTTTGTTGTAGGACTGGCTCCGCAGGGAAGAGTTGTTTTATGGATAAAAGGACCGGGGAATCAAAAAGAGGTTGGAGCTTTTCAGGCTCATGATACTCTTATTACAAGAGAAAAAGCATATGATAATGCTCAATATATGTTTAAAGAGGGATTTGCAGACAGAATGCTGAACGATCCTTCTTACAAAACATTCAAACCGGAAGTTCTGGAAAAAATCAAAAAACAAGGCTATCCTCCCTCAGATATTTATAATGTTTACAGAGAAAAATACAATTGGAAGCCAGTTGTGGTCCTTCCGGAAGGAGCAGAATGGATAGACTTTGGATTTACCAGTTATAATGGTGAACAGGAAAATATTTTTGATCAGAGTTTAAAAGATAATACTTATAAAAGCAGAGCCATTCCCAGGTTTTGTGGCTTTTACTGGAGAGATAAGAACAAGAATAAATATGCTGTATGGGTAGATTCTTTTGATGAAAAAGAAATTTTTGAATTATTTCAAAAGTTGGGTAAAGATAAACAAATTGATTTTACCATTAAAGTAAATCAGGACAATACTCAGGTGTTGCTTTCTCTGGTGGCTGAAAAACAAAGTCTTTCCATCAATAAAGCAAAAATCAGAGTATCCCGTAAGATAGAATAA
- a CDS encoding type VI secretion system Vgr family protein, whose translation MSNNPETSRAASFRPTQNADGVSQNHHTGINRLVKLSLVIEGKIIKYYKHFKLKQSTRYHHEFTLTLAHDTLGDRQTHSLEDANKFLGKRLTVVISYKDIDNSPERTFVGVITGVGFSQEQMSLGNIVLTGYSPTILLDGAPHIQSFGGTQAVNIGMIAEEVIKQGVDKSRFDIRVDANNFSQIIYSSQYDETHYNYLARMAEAYGEQFYYDGEVLHFGKLPPQNKPITLTYGSSAHNIKVELKAVHTRPQFYGYNSNKDERLTSGSTPIKHVSDLANTAYSHNDSIYKTPALQVAPIKATTHLDVEYSQKSASGSEAVNVFSISGNTTVPFLHPGCVVDVQMRKPDSNETSYFTKIMITEVEHEIDTRGHYNGIFVGIAADTGFLPKPGYTIPKAEPQTATVISNTDPEGQGRVQVRFDWQTNDTTHFIRMMSPDAGGTDQVTQNRGYIAIPEVGDQVMVNFVHSHPDRPFVMGGMFHGGIALGGGVNNHLKSIQTRSGIRILMNDEEGSVTILDPSGNTYFMDGQGNISMKAPKNFTLNAGDNINITAGKEITIGAGASITSTANDNIISIAGKDMKLTASGDITETSDTRTEMIEKEFKRQSETSNEIAGEISMFSELENMTMQSGKIVEFNSAEKSKLF comes from the coding sequence ATGTCAAATAATCCTGAAACATCAAGAGCAGCGTCTTTCCGCCCCACGCAGAATGCAGATGGTGTATCTCAAAATCACCATACAGGAATCAACCGCCTGGTAAAACTTTCCCTGGTCATAGAAGGGAAGATTATCAAATACTACAAACATTTTAAGCTTAAACAAAGTACCCGGTATCATCACGAATTTACACTCACCCTGGCTCACGATACGCTTGGTGACAGACAGACCCATTCATTGGAAGATGCCAATAAATTTCTTGGGAAAAGGCTTACAGTAGTTATTTCCTATAAAGATATAGATAACAGTCCTGAAAGAACCTTTGTAGGAGTTATTACAGGAGTAGGATTCAGTCAGGAGCAGATGAGTCTTGGTAATATTGTACTTACAGGGTATAGTCCGACCATTCTTCTGGACGGGGCACCGCATATCCAGAGTTTTGGAGGTACACAGGCTGTCAATATAGGAATGATTGCAGAAGAGGTGATCAAGCAGGGAGTGGATAAAAGCCGTTTTGATATCAGGGTAGATGCCAATAATTTTTCACAGATTATTTACAGCAGCCAGTATGATGAAACCCACTACAATTATCTGGCAAGAATGGCTGAAGCTTATGGTGAGCAATTCTATTATGACGGTGAAGTATTGCATTTTGGAAAACTTCCGCCTCAGAACAAACCCATCACTCTCACCTATGGAAGTAGCGCTCATAATATTAAAGTTGAATTAAAAGCAGTTCATACCAGACCGCAGTTTTATGGGTATAACAGCAATAAAGATGAAAGGCTGACTTCAGGTTCTACCCCTATAAAACATGTGAGCGATTTGGCAAATACGGCTTATAGTCACAATGATTCTATCTATAAGACACCCGCTTTACAAGTTGCACCTATTAAAGCTACTACTCATCTTGATGTGGAATATTCACAAAAAAGTGCATCAGGAAGTGAAGCTGTAAATGTTTTTTCTATCTCAGGAAATACAACAGTTCCTTTTTTGCATCCCGGCTGTGTAGTGGATGTGCAAATGCGTAAACCTGATTCTAATGAAACTTCTTATTTTACAAAAATTATGATTACAGAAGTAGAACATGAGATTGATACAAGAGGACATTATAATGGTATTTTTGTAGGAATAGCGGCAGATACAGGATTTTTACCAAAGCCTGGATATACCATTCCAAAGGCAGAACCACAAACAGCCACAGTAATCTCCAATACTGATCCGGAAGGACAGGGGAGAGTACAGGTGAGATTCGACTGGCAAACCAATGATACAACTCATTTCATTCGAATGATGAGCCCTGACGCGGGAGGAACAGACCAGGTTACCCAAAACAGAGGATATATAGCTATTCCCGAAGTCGGAGATCAGGTGATGGTCAATTTTGTACACAGCCATCCGGATAGACCTTTCGTAATGGGAGGAATGTTTCATGGTGGAATCGCTTTAGGAGGGGGAGTTAACAATCACCTGAAATCTATACAGACCAGAAGCGGAATCAGAATTCTAATGAATGATGAAGAAGGAAGCGTAACGATTCTTGATCCAAGCGGTAATACCTACTTTATGGACGGACAGGGGAATATCAGCATGAAAGCACCTAAGAATTTTACATTAAATGCAGGAGACAATATCAATATCACTGCCGGAAAAGAAATTACGATAGGAGCAGGAGCAAGTATTACCAGTACAGCCAATGACAACATTATTTCTATAGCTGGAAAGGATATGAAACTTACCGCATCAGGAGATATTACAGAAACGTCTGATACCAGAACAGAAATGATAGAAAAAGAATTCAAGAGACAATCTGAAACGTCCAATGAAATCGCAGGTGAAATCTCTATGTTCAGTGAGCTGGAAAATATGACTATGCAGAGTGGAAAGATCGTAGAATTCAACAGTGCTGAAAAATCAAAACTTTTCTGA
- the tssD gene encoding type VI secretion system tube protein TssD — protein MAGNSRGILKFNGGEAQKLLKMNYSVSRSTDVSGRVASDPSNALIKVTIEATEKSDILESLLNSKYKPTSGEITFNKSHEEGTLISLKWENGYVIQHEVDFDALDSNSMLISFIISAESITYGNSSYDGLWPLS, from the coding sequence ATGGCAGGAAATTCAAGAGGAATCTTAAAATTCAATGGAGGTGAAGCTCAAAAGCTGTTGAAAATGAATTACAGTGTATCAAGATCTACAGACGTTTCAGGACGTGTGGCGTCAGATCCATCCAATGCGCTTATTAAAGTAACAATTGAAGCTACAGAGAAATCTGATATTCTGGAAAGTTTACTTAACAGCAAATATAAACCAACTAGCGGAGAAATTACTTTTAATAAATCTCATGAAGAAGGAACACTCATTTCTTTGAAATGGGAAAACGGATATGTAATCCAGCATGAAGTGGATTTTGATGCTCTGGACAGTAACAGTATGCTTATCAGCTTTATCATTAGTGCTGAAAGTATCACTTACGGAAATTCATCTTATGATGGACTTTGGCCTTTAAGCTAA
- a CDS encoding DUF2752 domain-containing protein, with protein MNIEDFMLTCPSKKFLGVECLGCGAQRAIVLVFEGKFSEAFHMYPAVYTLLLFLFILGVSFIDRKRKYGTILMSLVAINLVIMIGAYFYKHY; from the coding sequence ATGAATATTGAAGACTTCATGCTTACCTGTCCCAGTAAAAAATTTCTGGGTGTGGAATGTCTTGGATGCGGAGCACAGAGAGCTATAGTCCTTGTTTTTGAAGGAAAGTTCTCTGAGGCATTTCATATGTATCCGGCAGTATATACCTTGCTGCTCTTTCTTTTTATTCTAGGGGTAAGTTTTATTGATAGAAAGAGGAAGTATGGAACCATTTTAATGAGCTTGGTTGCCATCAACCTTGTCATTATGATCGGTGCCTATTTTTATAAACATTATTAA
- the namA gene encoding NADPH dehydrogenase NamA has product MLYTPIKFRNVELKNRWVMSPMCMYSCENGIANDFHFVHYGSRSQGGTGLLMVEATGIEPRGRITNHCMGIWNEEQAEKLQRIVEFVHKNSESKIGIQLAHAGRKGSTWNNLQISVEEGWETVAPSPIPYHPSERIPHVLNTDEIKELIQEFKKAARRAVSAGFDIIELHGAHGYLIHQFLSPLSNIRTDEYGGSFENRIRFLLEIVDAVNEELNENTALFVRISGTEYAENGWGIDNSVELAKILKGHSVDLVDVSSGGNIHGAKISVFDGYQVPFSSQIRNEAAVKTGAVGLITKVEQAEEILQKGDADLIFVAREILRNPYIAVQGAFEMKEECFFPHQYTRAKISS; this is encoded by the coding sequence ATGTTATATACACCAATAAAATTCAGAAACGTAGAGTTGAAAAACAGATGGGTAATGTCTCCTATGTGTATGTATTCCTGTGAAAACGGAATAGCCAATGATTTTCATTTCGTTCATTACGGAAGCAGATCGCAGGGAGGAACCGGATTACTGATGGTTGAGGCCACAGGAATAGAACCAAGAGGAAGGATTACCAATCACTGTATGGGAATCTGGAATGAGGAACAGGCTGAAAAACTGCAGCGGATTGTTGAATTTGTTCATAAGAATTCAGAAAGTAAGATAGGAATTCAGCTGGCTCATGCAGGAAGAAAAGGCTCTACATGGAATAATCTTCAAATTTCTGTTGAAGAAGGTTGGGAAACAGTTGCTCCAAGCCCTATTCCTTACCATCCGTCAGAAAGAATTCCTCATGTTCTAAATACAGACGAGATAAAAGAACTGATTCAGGAATTTAAAAAAGCAGCAAGAAGAGCTGTAAGTGCAGGTTTTGATATCATTGAACTTCATGGCGCGCATGGATATCTTATTCATCAGTTTCTATCACCACTTTCCAATATCAGAACAGATGAATATGGCGGAAGTTTTGAAAACAGAATCCGGTTTCTGCTGGAAATTGTAGATGCAGTGAATGAGGAACTTAATGAAAATACTGCCCTTTTTGTACGAATTTCAGGAACAGAATATGCTGAAAACGGATGGGGCATTGATAATAGTGTAGAGTTAGCTAAGATTCTAAAAGGACATTCCGTTGATCTGGTTGATGTATCAAGCGGAGGAAATATTCATGGAGCAAAAATTTCTGTTTTTGATGGATATCAGGTTCCTTTCTCTTCCCAAATAAGAAACGAAGCTGCTGTAAAAACGGGAGCTGTGGGGTTAATTACCAAAGTAGAGCAAGCTGAAGAAATTCTTCAGAAAGGAGATGCTGACCTTATTTTCGTAGCAAGGGAAATTTTAAGAAACCCATACATTGCCGTACAGGGCGCTTTTGAGATGAAAGAAGAGTGTTTTTTTCCACATCAGTATACCAGAGCGAAAATTTCGTCATAA